One window of the Sparus aurata chromosome 7, fSpaAur1.1, whole genome shotgun sequence genome contains the following:
- the rerea gene encoding arginine-glutamic acid dipeptide repeats protein isoform X3 — MKPAHAALEDREQAEMSDTRMKHGTPLRVFQPAANQRLSCRKITCKAFPFVVEEQRVTSYFLLVKKKGEKSSVPSETLWICPLNFSLYLWLDVEICLVFPEDFSLLFAGVTWWKRLAEITEERGSPLKQKRFIKGLRQFGKNFFRIRKELLPNKETGELITFYYYWKKTPEAASCRAHRRHRRQPVFRRIKTRTASTPVNTPSRPPSSEFLDLSSASEDDFDSEDSEQELKGYACRHCFTTTSKDWHHGGRENILLCTDCRIHFKKYGELPPIEKPVDPPPFMFKPVKEEEDGLSGKHSMRTRRNRGSMSTLRSGRKKQTASPDGRASPTNEDLRSSGRTSPSAASTDSTDSKTDSMKKPSKKIKEEPPSPMKSAKRQREKGASDTEEPERASAKKSKTQELSRPDSPSECEGEGEGEGESSDGRSINEELSSDPKDIDQDNRSSSPSIPSPRDNESDSDSSAQQQQLLQSQHPPVIQCQPGTSAASSAPPPPTTSAPSLPPQVSPTAASTSLPPQPLPQASPMSLIQSGASLHPQRLPSPHSPMTQAPPPGPPVPPQSLPSSHHGPMPPMPHPLQPGPSHMPHPHSMPPQGFPVGQSQVPPLPIPGQSQQRPHTPPSQSQSSAQSGGQPPREQPLPPAPMSMPHIKPPPTTPIPQIPNPQSHKHPPHVSAPPFPQMPSNLPPPPALKPLSSLSTHHPPSAHPPPLQLMPQGQQLQPPPAQPPVLTQSQSLPPAASHQPPPAPPLPPSAAASHPNGPPQPPFSSHPFSTVLPPTGPPPSSSNSMPGIQPPSSSAPSSSISMPLPASVTCAGPGPVLPPVHIKEEPLDEMEEPESPPPPQRSPSPEPTVVNTPSHASQSARFYKHLDRGYNSCARTDFYFTPQASSKLAKKREEALEKAKREAEQKAREEKEREREREKEREREREREKEAERAAKASCSSHDGRMGEPQMAGPAHMRPPYDGPPTTIAAVPPYIGPDTPALRTLSEYARPHVMSPTNRNHPFFVSLNPADPLLAYHMPSLYNADPAMRERELREREMREREIRERELRERMKPGFEVKPPEMDTLHPSTNPMEHFARHGAITLPPMAGPHPFASLHPGLNPLERERLALAGPQLRPEMSYPERLAAERLHAERMATVANDPIARLQMFNVTPHHHQHSHIHSHLHLHQQDPLHQGGGECLVCPPGSGGHPLAVDPLGAGPHLARFPYPPGAIPNPLLGQPHEHEMLRHPVFGTPYPRELQGGLPPQMSAAHQLQAMHAQSAELQRLAMEQQWLHGHHHMHGGPLPGQEDYYSRLKKESDKQL; from the exons ATGAAGCCTGCTCATGCGGCGTTAGAGGATCGTGAGCAGGCTGAAATGAGCGACACTCGCATGAAGCACGGGACTCCACTCCGGGTTTTCCAGCCCGCCGCGAACCAGAGGCTCTCTTGCAGAAAGATCACATGTAAAGCCTTCCCCTTTGTAGTGGAAGAGCAGAGAGTGACAAGCTATTTcttgcttgtaaaaaaaaagggggaaaaaagcagtgTACCATCGGAGACATTGTGGATTTGCCCCCTTAATTTTTCCCTTTACCTGTGGCTGGATGTAGAGATTTGTCTTGTGTTCCCGGAGGACTTTTCCCTGCTTTTTGCTGGAGTTACTTGGTGGAAACGGTTGGCTGAGATCACTGAGGAACGGGGCTCGCCTCTGAAACAA AAGCGCTTCATTAAAGGGTTGAGACAGTTTGGCAAAAACTTCTTCAGGATCCGGAAAGAGCTGCTGCCCAACAAAGAAACG gGAGAGCTAATCACCTTCTACTACTATTGGAAGAAGACCCCCGAGGCAGCCAGTTGTCGAGCCCACCGCAGACATCGCCGCCAGCCTGTCTTCCGCCGCATCAAGACGCGAACTGCTTCGACTCCCGTCAACACTCCCTCACGCCCCCCCTCCAGCGAGTTCT TGGACCTCAGCTCAGCCAGCGAAGATGACTTTGACAGCGAAGACAGCGAACAGGAGCTGAAGGGCTACGCCTGCCGCCACTGTTTCACCACCA CCTCCAAGGACTGGCACCACGGGGGCCGGGAGAACATCTTGCTGTGCACAGACTGCCGTATTCACTTCAAGAAGTACGGTGAGCTGCCCCCCATCGAGAAGCCTGTGGACCCGCCGCCATTTATGTTCAAACCTgtcaaagaggaagaggatggacTCAGCGGGAAGCATAGCATGAGGACCCGACGGAACCGAGGCTCG ATGTCAACGCTACGTAGTGGTCGAAAGAAGCAGACAGCCAGTCCCGATGGCAGAGCCTCGCCTACCAACGAGGATTTGCGCTCCAGTGGACGTACCTCACCCAGCGCAGCAAGTACTGACAGCACTGACAGCAAGACAGACTCCATGAAGAAGCCCAGCaag AAGATTAAAGAGGAACCTCCTTCACCTATGAAGAGTGCCAAACGGCAGCGAGAGAAGGGAGCCTCAGACACAGAGGAGCCCGAGAGGGCCAGCGCCAAAAAGTCAAAGACACAA GAGCTGAGTCGGCCAGACTCACCCTCAGAATGCGAGGGGGAAGGGGAAGGCGAGGGCGAGAGCTCTGATGGGCGCAGCATCAACGAGGAGCTCAGTAGCGACCCTAAAGACATTGACCAGGACAACCGGAGCTCCTCCCCGAGCATCCCCAGCCCACGTGACAATGAGAGTGACTCAGACTCCTctgctcagcagcagcagctcctgcagagcCAGCATCCCCCGGTCATCCAGTGTCAACCAGGCACCTCAGCCGCCTCCTCAGCACCCCCTCCGCCTACAACCTCAGCCCCCTCACTGCCTCCACAGGTCTCCCCGACAGCGGCCTCCACCTCTCTACCTCCCCAGCCTTTGCCCCAAGCAAGCCCGATGTCTCTTATTCAGTCAGGAGCGTCGCTCCACCCTCAAAGGCTTCCCTCTCCACATTCACCTATGACTCAGGCTCCCCCTCCTGGCCCACCAGTCCCACCTCAATCATTACCCAGCTCGCATCATGGGCCCATGCCTCCCATGCCACACCCACTACAGCCTGGCCCATCACACATGCCTCATCCTCACTCCATGCCCCCTCAGGGCTTCCCTGTGGGTCAATCTCAGGTCCCACCCCTGCCAATCCCTGGCCAATCACAGCAGAGGCCACACACGCCCCCTTCCCAGTCCCAGTCATCTGCTCAGAGTGGAGGCCAGCCTCCCAGAGAGCAGCCGCTGCCTCCGGCCCCAATGTCCATGCCTCACATCAAGCCCCCGCCAACCACACCCATCCCTCAGATACCCAACCCACAGTCCCACAAACACCCACCGCACGTGTCGGCGCCTCCATTCCCTCAGATGCCTTCaaacctgcctccacctcctgccctCAAGCCCCTCAGCTCTTTATCCACCCACCATCCTCCATCGGCACACCCACCTCCTCTCCAGCTCATGCCGcaggggcagcagcttcagcctCCCCCAGCTCAGCCTCCAGTTCTCACTCAGTCCCAGAGCCTTCCACCAGCAGCCAGCCATcaacctcctccagctcctcctctgccGCCCTCCGCGGCAGCCTCACACCCAAATGGGCCACCGCAGCCGCCATTCTCGTCTCATCCTTTCAGTACAGTTCTACCTCCAACCGGCCCTCCCCCATCCTCATCAAACTCTATGCCTGGCATACAGCCTCCATCTTCCTCcgctccatcctcctccatctctaTGCCACTGCCTGCCTCGGTCACTTGTGCCGGCCCGGGCCCAGTGCTCCCACCTGTACACATCAAAGAAGAGCCTCTGGACGAGATGGAAGAGCCAGAGAGCCCTCCACCACCACAAAGAAGCCCCTCCCCAGAGCCTACTGTCGTCAACACACCCAGCCATGCCAGCCAGTCAGCACG GTTCTACAAGCACCTGGACCGGGGTTACAACTCATGTGCAAGGACAGATTTCTACTTCACTCCCCAGGCTTCATCTAAACTGGCCAAGAAGCGAGAGGAAGCTCTGGAGAAAGCCAAGAGGGAAGCAGAGCAGAAAGCgagggaagagaaggaaagagagagagagagggaaaaagagcgagaaagagagcGGGAACGAGAAAAGGAAGCGGAACGAGCTGCG AAAGCCTCGTGTTCCTCCCATGACGGCAGAATGGGTGAACCTCAGATGGCAGGCCCCGCCCACATGCGTCCGCCCTACGATGGTCCCCCCACCACGATTGCAGCTGTGCCTCCGTATATCGGCCCCGACACTCCTGCCTTGCGAACCCTCAGCGAGTATGCACGACCCCACGTCATGTCCCCCACCAATCGAAACCACCCGTTCTTTGTGTCCCTCAACCCCGCAGACCCCCTGCTGGCCTATCACATGCCCAGCCTGTACAATGCTGACCCGGCGATGCGAGAGCGAGAGCTACGAGAGAGGGAGATGCGAGAGAGGGAGATTCGTGAGAGGGAGCTGAGGGAGAGGATGAAACCTGGTTTCGAGGTTAAGCCTCCAGAGATGGACACACTCCACCCCTCCACGAATCCCATGGAGCACTTTGCCCGGCATGGGGCCATCACGTTGCCCCCCATGGCTGGACCTCACCCTTTCGCCTCCTTGCATCCAGGCCTGAACCCATTAGAGCGTGAGCGGCTGGCCCTCGCAGGGCCCCAGCTGCGGCCAGAAATGAGCTACCCAGAGAGGTTGGCTGCAGAGAGACTCCATGCTGAGAGGATGGCCACAGTGGCCAATGACCCCATCGCTCGTCTACAGATGTTCAACGTCACgccacaccaccaccagcactcACATATTCACTCCCACCTACACCTCCACCAGCAAGATCCTCTTCACCAAG GTGGTGGTGAATGTCTTGTGTGTCCTCCAGGTTCGGGGGGCCACCCCCTGGCAGTAGATCCCCTGGGAGCTGGACCTCACCTGGCCCGCTTCCCTTACCCACCCGGCGCTATCCCCAACCCACTCCTCGGTCAGCCGCATGAACACGAGATGCTGCGCCACCCAGTCTTCG GTACTCCATACCCTCGGGAACTACAAGGAGGTCTGCCACCGCAAATGTCCGCAGCACACCAGCTGCAGGCCATGCATGCCCAGTCAGCTGAGCTCCAGAGGCTGGCCATGGAGCAGCAGTGGCTCCACGGCCACCATCACATGCACGGAGGACCACTGCCTGGCCAGGAGGACTACTACAG cCGGCTGAAGAAGGAGAGTGACAAGCAGCTGTAA
- the rerea gene encoding arginine-glutamic acid dipeptide repeats protein isoform X4, giving the protein MFKPVKEEEDGLSGKHSMRTRRNRGSMSTLRSGRKKQTASPDGRASPTNEDLRSSGRTSPSAASTDSTDSKTDSMKKPSKKIKEEPPSPMKSAKRQREKGASDTEEPERASAKKSKTQELSRPDSPSECEGEGEGEGESSDGRSINEELSSDPKDIDQDNRSSSPSIPSPRDNESDSDSSAQQQQLLQSQHPPVIQCQPGTSAASSAPPPPTTSAPSLPPQVSPTAASTSLPPQPLPQASPMSLIQSGASLHPQRLPSPHSPMTQAPPPGPPVPPQSLPSSHHGPMPPMPHPLQPGPSHMPHPHSMPPQGFPVGQSQVPPLPIPGQSQQRPHTPPSQSQSSAQSGGQPPREQPLPPAPMSMPHIKPPPTTPIPQIPNPQSHKHPPHVSAPPFPQMPSNLPPPPALKPLSSLSTHHPPSAHPPPLQLMPQGQQLQPPPAQPPVLTQSQSLPPAASHQPPPAPPLPPSAAASHPNGPPQPPFSSHPFSTVLPPTGPPPSSSNSMPGIQPPSSSAPSSSISMPLPASVTCAGPGPVLPPVHIKEEPLDEMEEPESPPPPQRSPSPEPTVVNTPSHASQSARFYKHLDRGYNSCARTDFYFTPQASSKLAKKREEALEKAKREAEQKAREEKEREREREKEREREREREKEAERAAKASCSSHDGRMGEPQMAGPAHMRPPYDGPPTTIAAVPPYIGPDTPALRTLSEYARPHVMSPTNRNHPFFVSLNPADPLLAYHMPSLYNADPAMRERELREREMREREIRERELRERMKPGFEVKPPEMDTLHPSTNPMEHFARHGAITLPPMAGPHPFASLHPGLNPLERERLALAGPQLRPEMSYPERLAAERLHAERMATVANDPIARLQMFNVTPHHHQHSHIHSHLHLHQQDPLHQGGGECLVCPPGSGGHPLAVDPLGAGPHLARFPYPPGAIPNPLLGQPHEHEMLRHPVFGTPYPRELQGGLPPQMSAAHQLQAMHAQSAELQRLAMEQQWLHGHHHMHGGPLPGQEDYYSRLKKESDKQL; this is encoded by the exons ATGTTCAAACCTgtcaaagaggaagaggatggacTCAGCGGGAAGCATAGCATGAGGACCCGACGGAACCGAGGCTCG ATGTCAACGCTACGTAGTGGTCGAAAGAAGCAGACAGCCAGTCCCGATGGCAGAGCCTCGCCTACCAACGAGGATTTGCGCTCCAGTGGACGTACCTCACCCAGCGCAGCAAGTACTGACAGCACTGACAGCAAGACAGACTCCATGAAGAAGCCCAGCaag AAGATTAAAGAGGAACCTCCTTCACCTATGAAGAGTGCCAAACGGCAGCGAGAGAAGGGAGCCTCAGACACAGAGGAGCCCGAGAGGGCCAGCGCCAAAAAGTCAAAGACACAA GAGCTGAGTCGGCCAGACTCACCCTCAGAATGCGAGGGGGAAGGGGAAGGCGAGGGCGAGAGCTCTGATGGGCGCAGCATCAACGAGGAGCTCAGTAGCGACCCTAAAGACATTGACCAGGACAACCGGAGCTCCTCCCCGAGCATCCCCAGCCCACGTGACAATGAGAGTGACTCAGACTCCTctgctcagcagcagcagctcctgcagagcCAGCATCCCCCGGTCATCCAGTGTCAACCAGGCACCTCAGCCGCCTCCTCAGCACCCCCTCCGCCTACAACCTCAGCCCCCTCACTGCCTCCACAGGTCTCCCCGACAGCGGCCTCCACCTCTCTACCTCCCCAGCCTTTGCCCCAAGCAAGCCCGATGTCTCTTATTCAGTCAGGAGCGTCGCTCCACCCTCAAAGGCTTCCCTCTCCACATTCACCTATGACTCAGGCTCCCCCTCCTGGCCCACCAGTCCCACCTCAATCATTACCCAGCTCGCATCATGGGCCCATGCCTCCCATGCCACACCCACTACAGCCTGGCCCATCACACATGCCTCATCCTCACTCCATGCCCCCTCAGGGCTTCCCTGTGGGTCAATCTCAGGTCCCACCCCTGCCAATCCCTGGCCAATCACAGCAGAGGCCACACACGCCCCCTTCCCAGTCCCAGTCATCTGCTCAGAGTGGAGGCCAGCCTCCCAGAGAGCAGCCGCTGCCTCCGGCCCCAATGTCCATGCCTCACATCAAGCCCCCGCCAACCACACCCATCCCTCAGATACCCAACCCACAGTCCCACAAACACCCACCGCACGTGTCGGCGCCTCCATTCCCTCAGATGCCTTCaaacctgcctccacctcctgccctCAAGCCCCTCAGCTCTTTATCCACCCACCATCCTCCATCGGCACACCCACCTCCTCTCCAGCTCATGCCGcaggggcagcagcttcagcctCCCCCAGCTCAGCCTCCAGTTCTCACTCAGTCCCAGAGCCTTCCACCAGCAGCCAGCCATcaacctcctccagctcctcctctgccGCCCTCCGCGGCAGCCTCACACCCAAATGGGCCACCGCAGCCGCCATTCTCGTCTCATCCTTTCAGTACAGTTCTACCTCCAACCGGCCCTCCCCCATCCTCATCAAACTCTATGCCTGGCATACAGCCTCCATCTTCCTCcgctccatcctcctccatctctaTGCCACTGCCTGCCTCGGTCACTTGTGCCGGCCCGGGCCCAGTGCTCCCACCTGTACACATCAAAGAAGAGCCTCTGGACGAGATGGAAGAGCCAGAGAGCCCTCCACCACCACAAAGAAGCCCCTCCCCAGAGCCTACTGTCGTCAACACACCCAGCCATGCCAGCCAGTCAGCACG GTTCTACAAGCACCTGGACCGGGGTTACAACTCATGTGCAAGGACAGATTTCTACTTCACTCCCCAGGCTTCATCTAAACTGGCCAAGAAGCGAGAGGAAGCTCTGGAGAAAGCCAAGAGGGAAGCAGAGCAGAAAGCgagggaagagaaggaaagagagagagagagggaaaaagagcgagaaagagagcGGGAACGAGAAAAGGAAGCGGAACGAGCTGCG AAAGCCTCGTGTTCCTCCCATGACGGCAGAATGGGTGAACCTCAGATGGCAGGCCCCGCCCACATGCGTCCGCCCTACGATGGTCCCCCCACCACGATTGCAGCTGTGCCTCCGTATATCGGCCCCGACACTCCTGCCTTGCGAACCCTCAGCGAGTATGCACGACCCCACGTCATGTCCCCCACCAATCGAAACCACCCGTTCTTTGTGTCCCTCAACCCCGCAGACCCCCTGCTGGCCTATCACATGCCCAGCCTGTACAATGCTGACCCGGCGATGCGAGAGCGAGAGCTACGAGAGAGGGAGATGCGAGAGAGGGAGATTCGTGAGAGGGAGCTGAGGGAGAGGATGAAACCTGGTTTCGAGGTTAAGCCTCCAGAGATGGACACACTCCACCCCTCCACGAATCCCATGGAGCACTTTGCCCGGCATGGGGCCATCACGTTGCCCCCCATGGCTGGACCTCACCCTTTCGCCTCCTTGCATCCAGGCCTGAACCCATTAGAGCGTGAGCGGCTGGCCCTCGCAGGGCCCCAGCTGCGGCCAGAAATGAGCTACCCAGAGAGGTTGGCTGCAGAGAGACTCCATGCTGAGAGGATGGCCACAGTGGCCAATGACCCCATCGCTCGTCTACAGATGTTCAACGTCACgccacaccaccaccagcactcACATATTCACTCCCACCTACACCTCCACCAGCAAGATCCTCTTCACCAAG GTGGTGGTGAATGTCTTGTGTGTCCTCCAGGTTCGGGGGGCCACCCCCTGGCAGTAGATCCCCTGGGAGCTGGACCTCACCTGGCCCGCTTCCCTTACCCACCCGGCGCTATCCCCAACCCACTCCTCGGTCAGCCGCATGAACACGAGATGCTGCGCCACCCAGTCTTCG GTACTCCATACCCTCGGGAACTACAAGGAGGTCTGCCACCGCAAATGTCCGCAGCACACCAGCTGCAGGCCATGCATGCCCAGTCAGCTGAGCTCCAGAGGCTGGCCATGGAGCAGCAGTGGCTCCACGGCCACCATCACATGCACGGAGGACCACTGCCTGGCCAGGAGGACTACTACAG cCGGCTGAAGAAGGAGAGTGACAAGCAGCTGTAA